One window of the Trifolium pratense cultivar HEN17-A07 linkage group LG2, ARS_RC_1.1, whole genome shotgun sequence genome contains the following:
- the LOC123908696 gene encoding mitotic spindle checkpoint protein MAD2, which produces MAAKTVTKDIITLRGSAAIVSEFFGYAANSILYNRAVYPEESFVKVKKYGLPMLLTEDEGVKSFIANLTAQLSEWLEAGKLQRIVLVIMSKSTGEVLERWNFSIETDNEVVEKGVSREKSDKEIMREIQAIMRQIASSITYLPCLDEPCVFDVLAYTDTDVAVPFTWTESDPKLIANPQMVKLHSFDTKIHKVDTLVSYKNDEWDEQ; this is translated from the exons ATGGCCGCAAAAACAGTTACCAAAGACATCATCACTCTTCGTGGTTCTGCAGCAATCGTTAGCGAGTTCTTCG GATATGCTGCTAACAG TATTCTTTATAATCGCGCTGTTTATCCCGAAGAAAGCTTTGTGAAGGTGAAGAAATATGGGCTTCCTATGTTGCTTACTGAAGATGAGGGTGTTAAATCTTTTATAGCTAATTTAACTGCTCAGCTTTCGG AATGGCTTGAAGCTGGCAAGTTACAGAGGATTGTTCTTGTTATTATGAGCAAGTCTACTGGTGAAGTTCTTGAAAGGTGGAATTTCAGCATTGAGACGGATAATGAGGTTGTTGAGAAGGGCGTGTCGAGGGAGAAGAGTGACAAGGAAATCATGAGAGAGATACAAGCCATTATGAGACAGATTGCGTCCAGTATCACCTATTTGCCATGCCTGGATGAACCTT GTGTTTTTGATGTGTTAGCATACACTGATACAGATGTTGCAGTTCCATTCACTTGGACTGAGAGTGATCCAAAGCTGATCGCAAATCCGCAAATGGTGAAACTGCATTCCTTTGATACTAAG ATTCACAAGGTTGACACACTTGTATCATACAAGAATGACGAATGGGATGAGCAGTAA